The Nitrospiraceae bacterium genome window below encodes:
- a CDS encoding pyridoxamine 5'-phosphate oxidase family protein has translation MSMPDAMSNDAVQTAWTQLAEQVRTGVLLTLRNGRPFGSHVPYLIGTDWSRVYLHLSRLAFHTQHLLADGRVSLFIAEPDGPGKNPLALQRMNLQGKAAVLAPTDSSYEAVRQRYQEKFPQSKMMFGFGDFSLWELKMQDAHLVLGFGQAYTAQASAPATWKHQAPDKKP, from the coding sequence ATGTCGATGCCGGACGCGATGTCGAACGACGCGGTGCAAACCGCCTGGACTCAGCTGGCCGAACAGGTTCGAACCGGAGTGCTCCTGACGCTCCGCAACGGCCGTCCCTTCGGGTCGCATGTGCCCTATCTCATCGGCACCGACTGGTCGCGGGTCTACCTGCACTTGAGCCGGCTTGCCTTCCATACCCAACACCTGCTGGCCGATGGCCGCGTGAGCCTCTTCATCGCCGAGCCGGACGGTCCGGGGAAAAACCCGCTTGCCCTTCAACGGATGAACCTGCAAGGCAAGGCAGCCGTTCTCGCGCCAACGGACTCGTCCTACGAGGCGGTACGACAGCGCTACCAGGAGAAGTTTCCGCAATCCAAAATGATGTTTGGGTTCGGGGACTTTTCGCTGTGGGAGTTGAAGATGCAGGATGCCCACCTCGTATTGGGCTTCGGCCAAGCCTATACGGCCCAGGCCTCCGCCCCCGCCACCTGGAAACATCAGGCGCCGGATAAGAAACCATAA
- a CDS encoding VanZ family protein: protein MKLFVPVTLGYMLLLVILAVGTPGLGLSGFLLDLIPADRRDQAHLPAYGLLAYLIMWGLRRSDWSLSASIATGLGVTCLFGLYTELLQSHVPGREASLADLLSDATGAVVASSLLLIQAWAMQPSSQPVPARRSGPARSRKGLWSR, encoded by the coding sequence ATGAAGTTATTCGTCCCCGTGACCCTCGGCTATATGCTGTTGCTCGTGATCCTCGCCGTCGGTACCCCCGGCCTCGGTCTCTCCGGATTTCTCCTCGATCTGATCCCAGCCGATCGGCGCGACCAGGCCCACTTGCCCGCTTACGGCCTGTTGGCGTATCTCATCATGTGGGGCCTACGCCGCTCCGATTGGTCCCTCTCCGCATCGATCGCGACTGGTCTCGGCGTCACGTGCCTATTCGGCCTCTATACCGAACTGCTCCAAAGCCATGTCCCAGGTCGCGAAGCTTCGCTGGCCGACCTGCTTTCCGACGCCACCGGTGCCGTGGTGGCAAGCAGCCTGTTGCTCATTCAAGCATGGGCCATGCAACCCTCGTCGCAGCCGGTCCCGGCGCGGCGGTCCGGCCCGGCCCGTTCACGGAAAGGATTGTGGTCCCGATGA
- the clpX gene encoding ATP-dependent Clp protease ATP-binding subunit ClpX, protein MFWETRHPADDPIKACPLCGKRPSSEQRLVPSPTKFSCRSCRTTEPISICDECLRTWADSLKKSPTAPPPASTLPTELPKPPAIKAILDEYVVGQDRAKRVLSVAVYNHYKRILHRDRLTNVELQKGNILMIGSTGTGKTLLSQTLAKILKVPFAVADATTLTQAGYVGEDVENVVLKLLQNCDYDVPLCQTGIIYIDEIDKITSKASNPSLSRDVSGEGVQQALLKLVEGTICNVPPKGGRKHPEQDYIRVDTTNILFICGGAFVGLDRIIESRTSERRMGFSAEAPQVVTDGHSDLLGLVKAEDLLKFGLIPEFVGRFPVLTTLTDLDVPALIRILTEPRHALVKQYQALFELDGVDLRFTEGAVKSVARRAALMKTGARALRTILEDVMLDVMYEVPAREDVKTVLITEDVIAGLDHPTILV, encoded by the coding sequence ATGTTCTGGGAAACACGACATCCCGCGGACGACCCTATCAAGGCTTGCCCCCTCTGCGGCAAACGCCCATCCTCCGAACAGCGCCTGGTTCCGAGTCCCACGAAATTCTCCTGCCGCTCCTGCCGGACGACCGAGCCGATTTCGATTTGCGATGAGTGCCTGAGGACCTGGGCCGATTCGCTGAAGAAATCCCCCACCGCCCCTCCTCCTGCTTCTACGCTCCCGACGGAACTGCCCAAGCCCCCTGCCATCAAGGCGATCCTCGATGAATACGTCGTCGGACAAGACCGGGCCAAGCGCGTGCTGTCCGTCGCTGTGTACAACCACTACAAACGCATTCTGCACCGAGACCGCCTGACGAATGTCGAGTTGCAGAAGGGCAACATTCTGATGATCGGGTCCACGGGGACCGGCAAGACGCTTCTTTCCCAGACTCTCGCCAAAATTCTCAAGGTGCCCTTCGCAGTCGCGGATGCCACGACGCTGACTCAGGCCGGTTATGTCGGCGAGGATGTGGAAAACGTGGTCCTCAAGCTCTTGCAGAACTGCGACTACGACGTGCCGCTCTGCCAGACCGGCATCATCTACATCGACGAAATCGACAAGATCACGAGCAAGGCGTCGAATCCATCCCTTTCTCGGGATGTCTCCGGCGAGGGCGTGCAACAGGCGTTGTTGAAATTGGTTGAGGGAACGATCTGCAACGTGCCGCCCAAGGGTGGGCGCAAACATCCGGAGCAAGACTACATTCGCGTCGATACCACGAACATTCTTTTTATCTGCGGAGGCGCGTTCGTCGGGCTGGATCGCATCATCGAATCCCGCACCTCGGAGCGGCGCATGGGCTTCAGCGCCGAGGCGCCACAAGTTGTCACCGATGGGCATTCCGACCTGCTCGGGTTGGTCAAGGCTGAGGACCTGCTGAAGTTCGGGCTCATTCCTGAGTTCGTCGGCCGTTTCCCCGTGTTGACCACGCTGACCGATCTGGACGTGCCGGCATTGATCCGCATCCTGACGGAGCCGCGGCATGCGCTGGTCAAACAGTACCAAGCCCTCTTCGAACTCGACGGCGTGGACCTCCGGTTCACCGAAGGTGCCGTTAAGAGCGTCGCACGCCGCGCGGCCTTGATGAAGACCGGCGCCAGAGCGCTCCGTACCATTCTGGAAGATGTGATGTTGGATGTGATGTATGAGGTCCCGGCCCGAGAAGATGTGAAGACCGTGCTGATTACGGAGGACGTGATCGCCGGACTCGATCACCCCACCATCCTCGTTTGA
- a CDS encoding PilZ domain-containing protein produces MNQTFRERRARRIPLQCPVYYSNGQFQTIGVAEDFNSSGGRIRGKELVTVDMELVVIIIQPTPEIPILIRRASVRWVRGSDFGISLSSVPPQAEDELKSMARVMLPGLWSCLN; encoded by the coding sequence ATGAACCAAACGTTTCGAGAACGCCGCGCCCGCAGAATTCCCCTGCAGTGCCCCGTGTACTATTCCAACGGTCAGTTTCAAACCATCGGCGTCGCCGAGGACTTCAACAGCTCCGGCGGACGCATTCGCGGGAAAGAACTCGTCACGGTGGACATGGAGTTGGTCGTGATCATCATCCAGCCGACTCCGGAGATCCCGATACTGATCCGACGGGCTTCGGTGCGATGGGTCAGGGGATCTGACTTTGGGATCTCGCTTTCTTCGGTACCTCCCCAAGCGGAGGACGAACTGAAGTCCATGGCAAGGGTCATGCTACCGGGTCTGTGGTCCTGCCTGAACTGA